In Primulina huaijiensis isolate GDHJ02 chromosome 6, ASM1229523v2, whole genome shotgun sequence, a single window of DNA contains:
- the LOC140979435 gene encoding uncharacterized protein, giving the protein MGDLSDNSSVEGDLKACGNNGILADKAEEEDVDKKADLNPHMSDSPAKIEVSENCINLFVEVFGPLDEIDEGYDDLNSRRELLITGSRESDQESERKENGTMSDDDIMASFKNEDECSFNVSDLVWVKARTQTWWPGTVCDPSSDAAKDATKADKKGPLLVKYFGNPYFTWCSNSDLRPFVEYFEQLSRQNDSRNFLGSVDKAVGEIGRQVKSKMTCSCFLKESHTHPAHFSSEDAEKCQRPMDNKSKFDDLNLSQFKPVSFCSYIRNIASGSSVPNKVELIVAKNRLSAFYCSIGHCQLPLQLLRQSCDTPQNTQDKLKSKAITEGQNTSGSVEGFEKIECDNDLMSTGRKRRKNRSDGKLTSSGKESELRERKKSKYLSYPYVEGDQNGAVSSIGGESTSDDPKNLSCGSGQSTPSSKLTGKNLRGKGSRNSFKGRLIVSKADNSVACSAQLLSELNSFARGCFYPSRSKYSDSLKQFYCSFRTFAFLDFEMAHGILKSQKVPTGAVAKVQKKGKGNVKESGKNQGINGESVIDIASKKAPEKDNQHEKGRSKHVKVKKEEVSLSAGMEPPGNLSNISDTTTVNKTAKKRKKGEASPTHLQLETDGKDILKNKTPKKRKKGGASPTLLQLEIEGSDIPKNETPEKKKKGEASPTNLFLETQCSDIPKNITAEKREEEGASPTCLELETQGAEIPKNNTPEKKKKGEAGPTLLLFEVQDSDIQKSLTPEKEKTEEASPTHLQFETQDSDIQKNTTLEEEKKGEASSTHLRFETTARLPDLNGNILSISVGNMSFGISAMIQDTQNTKGTEQSSSSGYTATESTPNLIHNAVDLSFHNSLQKILLPSNRKPERKKWKRKKETSQVTSVIPDLNGTALDSPSLEKIPPVEDHISPEGDHPRKKRRISRPNEDLGAMLLLNFALEHALPSKETLVATFSRFGLLKESETQFLDDSSVQIFYERTTDAQFAIRRLEKNNPFGESLISFKFHPVAVASTMEMKESTTEKVTSTAGKNHKKLHLPQPFPPADKIKIPSPQRGDTPNLTFIKKNVEMMQMTLEKAGDNLSPEMRAKLENEIKGLLNKIASMESTFSS; this is encoded by the coding sequence ATGGGTGATTTGAGCGATAATTCTTCTGTGGAAGGGGATCTGAAGGCTTGTGGTAATAATGGCATTCTGGCTGACAAGGCCGAGGAGGAGGACGTGGATAAGAAGGCCGACTTGAACCCTCACATGTCGGATTCACCGGCAAAGATAGAGGTTTCCGAGAATTGTATCAATTTATTTGTGGAAGTTTTTGGTCCCTTGGACGAAATTGATGAAGGTTATGATGATTTGAACAGCAGAAGGGAACTTTTAATCACAGGGTCGCGTGAATCTGACCAAGAAAGTGAACGGAAAGAAAATGGAACTATGTCAGATGATGATATAATGGCAAGCTTCAAGAACGAAGATGAATGTTCGTTTAACGTGAGTGATTTGGTTTGGGTTAAAGCTAGGACACAGACATGGTGGCCAGGAACAGTATGCGATCCTTCTTCTGATGCTGCTAAGGATGCAACAAAGGCAGATAAAAAAGGTCCTCTTCTTGTCAAATATTTTGGGAATCCGTATTTTACTTGGTGTTCCAATTCGGACTTGCGGCCTTTTGTGGAGTACTTTGAACAGCTGTCCCGGCAAAATGACTCGAGAAACTTTCTTGGCTCGGTGGATAAGGCTGTAGGTGAGATTGGTCGGCAGGTAAAGTCAAAGATGACCTGCAGTTGTTTTCTGAAAGAAAGTCACACGCATCCTGCCCATTTTTCTTCAGAAGACGCTGAAAAATGTCAAAGACCAATGGATAACAAAAGTAAATTTGACGATCTTAACCTGTCTCAGTTCAAACCCGTAAGTTTTTGCTCATACATCAGAAATATTGCTAGTGGCTCTTCTGTACCAAATAAAGTTGAGTTAATAGTGGCCAAGAATCGTCTGTCAGCATTTTATTGTTCTATCGGGCATTGCCAGTTGCCTTTGCAGTTACTCAGGCAGAGTTGTGATACTCCCCAGAATACCCAGGATAAATTAAAGTCAAAAGCAATTACTGAAGGCCAAAATACTTCTGGAAGTGTCGAAGGATTtgagaaaattgaatgtgacaATGATTTAATGTCAACTGGGAGGAAGAGGAGGAAGAATCGTAGTGATGGTAAATTAACTTCATCTGGTAAAGAATCTGAATTAAGGGAAAGGAAGAAGAGCAAGTATTTATCCTATCCTTATGTAGAAGGTGATCAGAATGGTGCAGTTTCATCAATCGGGGGAGAAAGTACAAGTGATGATCCGAAGAACCTCTCCTGTGGATCTGGACAATCCACTCCGTCGAGTAAACTAACAGGAAAGAATTTGCGAGGAAAGGGATCAAGAAACTCATTCAAGGGGCGCCTCATAGTTAGTAAAGCTGACAATAGCGTTGCATGTTCTGCTCAATTGCTATCCGAACTCAATTCATTTGCTCGTGGTTGTTTTTATCCCAGCAGAAGTAAGTATTCTGATTCCCTGAAGCAATTTTATTGTAGTTTTAGAACATTTGCATTTTTAGATTTTGAGATGGCCCATGGGATTCTTAAGAGTCAGAAAGTGCCTACTGGTGCTGTGGCCAAAGTGCAGAAGAAAGGAAAGGGAAATGTGAAAGAATCTGGTAAAAATCAGGGAATCAACGGCGAATCTGTTATAGATATTGCAAGTAAAAAAGCACCCGAAAAAGATAATCAACACGAAAAAGGGCGCAGTAAACATGTGAAGGTTAAAAAGGAGGAAGTATCATTGTCAGCAGGCATGGAGCCTCCTGGTAATCTATCGAACATAAGTGACACCACCACTGTAAATAAAACTGCCAAGAAGAGAAAGAAAGGGGAAGCAAGTCCAACGCATCTTCAGTTAGAAACCGATGGCAAAGATATCCTGAAAAATAAAACTCCCAAGAAGAGAAAGAAAGGGGGAGCAAGTCCAACGCTTCTTCAGTTGGAAATCGAGGGCTCTGATATCCCGAAAAATGAAACTCctgagaagaaaaagaaaggggAAGCTAGTCCAACAAATCTTTTCTTAGAAACGCAGTGCTCTGATATCCCAAAAAATATAACTGCCGAGAAGAGAGAGGAAGAGGGAGCAAGTCCAACGTGTCTTGAGTTAGAAACTCAGGGCGCTGAAATTCCGAAAAATAACACTCcggagaagaaaaagaaaggagAGGCAGGTCCAACGCTTCTTCTGTTTGAAGTGCAGGACTCTGATATCCAGAAAAGTTTAACTCCTGAGAAGGAAAAGACAGAGGAAGCAAGTCCAACACATCTTCAGTTTGAAACACAGGACTCTGATATCCAGAAAAATACAACTCTGGAGGAGGAAAAGAAAGGGGAAGCAAGTTCAACGCATCTTCGGTTTGAAACAACTGCTAGATTACCTGACTTGAATGGAAACATTTTAAGCATTTCAGTTGGAAATATGTCGTTTGGAATATCTGCTATGATCCAAGATACACAAAACACAAAAGGCACAGAGCAATCTTCGAGTTCAGGATATACAGCTACAGAATCGACCCCAAATTTGATACATAATGCAGTAGACTTGTCTTTCCATAACTCGCTGCAGAAGATACTTCTACCTTCTAACAGAAAGCCAGAGcgcaagaaatggaaaagaaagAAGGAGACTAGTCAAGTTACTTCTGTCATACCAGACTTGAATGGAACAGCGTTGGATTCCCCATCATTGGAAAAGATTCCACCTGTAGAAGACCATATATCTCCAGAAGGTGACCATCCTCGAAAGAAGAGGAGAATATCACGTCCAAATGAAGATCTTGGTGCCATGCTTCTCTTGAACTTTGCTCTGGAACACGCTCTGCCTTCCAAAGAGACGTTGGTTGCGACTTTCTCTAGATTTGGGTTGTTGAAGGAGTCAGAAACTCAATTTCTGGATGATTCAAGTGTCCAGATTTTCTATGAAAGGACTACTGATGCTCAATTTGCAATCAGAAGATTGGAGAAAAACAACCCTTTCGGAGAATCACTTATCAGTTTCAAATTCCATCCAGTGGCAGTTGCTTCGACTATGGAGATGAAGGAATCAACTACAGAAAAGGTCACTTCAACCGCAGGCAAAAATCATAAGAAACTACATTTGCCACAGCCCTTTCCACCTGCAGATAAAATCAAGATTCCTTCACCCCAAAGAGGCGACACACCAAATCTTACGTTCATAAAGAAGAATGTGGAGATGATGCAAATGACACTGGAAAAGGCAGGTGACAATCTTTCGCCAGAGATGAGAGCCAAGTTGGAGAATGAGATCAAAGGTCTTTTAAACAAAATTGCCTCGATGGAAAGCACCTTTTCGTCTTAG
- the LOC140978874 gene encoding FT-interacting protein 4-like — MANQSRNQDRNGNVNTAREEDFDLRETRPSLGGGRVSGNDTYDLVEQMEYLFVRVVKAMGLLAKDGNSGPDPFVEVKLGGFKSVTRHFENVSNPMWNQVFSILKDRVQVPIIEISVKDKARNGDDLIGMVVFDVVDVPRRVPPDSPLAPEWYRLENRRGERVAGEVMLAFWVGSQADEAFPEAWHLDVSAVNGDGVASIRSKVYLSPRLWYVRVNVIEAQELHLGDRNRQQPEIFVRVVHSNMSLRTKISQSKNANPLWNEDLMFAVAEPFNEQLILSVEDKVGPNKDEVLGKCAIPIQGLEKRLDFKPPVSLWYNLEKNAVSENGQRAVGRTNSKVHLRISLEGGYHVLDELTHYSSDLRPTARQLWKPAIGVLELGILNAQNLVPMKAKDGRGVTDAFCVAKYGQKWIRTRTILDSFSPKWNEQYTWEVFDPCTVITIGVFDNCQLQGVNGSTKDSRIGKVRIRLSTLETDRVYTHSYPLIVLAPSGVKKMGEIQLAVRFSCASLFNMLLMYSQPLLPNLHYLHPLSCHQIDILRHQATQIVCTRLSRAEPPLRREVVEYMLDVGSNMWSVRRSKANHYRIAGIFSAILKLSKCFDHICSWKRPFLTIIIHFLFLVLVCFPRYIMSIIFIYLFLLGATKFRRRPRNPPHMDVRLSQADTAHIDELDEEFDTFPTSQKQNDLLKLRYDRLRAIASRVQTVFGDLATQVERFYNLLSWRDPRATALFLVFCLVASVVLFVTPPKTMVTIIGFYMMRHPRFRDRLPSYPMNFLRRLPARTDSLL; from the coding sequence ATGGCGAACCAGAGCAGGAATCAGGACCGAAATGGCAACGTAAACACAGCCCGTGAAGAGGATTTTGATTTAAGGGAGACGAGGCCGAGCCTCGGCGGGGGCAGGGTATCTGGGAATGATACGTACGACTTGGTGGAGCAAATGGAGTATTTGTTCGTGAGAGTGGTGAAGGCAATGGGGTTGCTTGCAAAGGATGGAAACAGCGGCCCCGACCCGTTTGTGGAGGTGAAGCTTGGAGGGTTCAAGTCTGTGACGAGGCATTTCGAGAATGTGTCGAATCCCATGTGGAATCAAGTGTTTTCGATCTTAAAAGATCGAGTCCAGGTTCCCATTATTGAGATTTCAGTGAAAGATAAGGCCAGAAACGGTGATGATTTGATTGGAATGGTTGTGTTTGATGTTGTTGATGTTCCGAGAAGGGTGCCTCCTGACAGCCCATTGGCGCCTGAATGGTATAGATTGGAGAACAGGAGGGGCGAAAGGGTGGCTGGAGAGGTGATGCTTGCTTTTTGGGTCGGGTCACAGGCAGACGAGGCGTTCCCGGAAGCTTGGCACTTGGATGTATCTGCTGTTAATGGAGATGGTGTCGCGAGTATCCGGTCTAAGGTTTATCTGTCGCCTAGGCTTTGGTATGTTCGAGTTAATGTGATCGAGGCGCAAGAGTTGCACCTCGGGGATAGGAATCGGCAGCAACCGGAGATTTTTGTGAGAGTGGTGCACAGTAATATGAGCTTGAGGACTAAGATTTCTCAAAGCAAAAATGCTAATCCTTTGTGGAATGAGGATTTGATGTTTGCTGTTGCGGAGCCTTTTAACGAACAGTTGATTTTAAGTGTTGAGGATAAAGTAGGACCTAACAAGGATGAGGTTCTTGGAAAGTGTGCGATCCCGATACAGGGATTGGAGAAGAGGTTGGATTTCAAACCTCCGGTTAGCCTGTGGTATAATCTTGAGAAGAATGCAGTTTCAGAAAATGGGCAGAGAGCTGTGGGCAGAACAAACAGCAAGGTGCACTTGAGGATTAGTTTGGAGGGTGGTTACCATGTTCTTGATGAATTAACTCATTACAGTAGCGATCTCAGGCCGACGGCTAGACAGCTTTGGAAGCCAGCCATTGGTGTGCTCGAACTCGGGATCTTGAATGCTCAAAACCTTGTGCCAATGAAGGCGAAGGATGGCCGGGGTGTGACAGATGCTTTCTGTGTGGCCAAGTATGGACAGAAATGGATCAGAACCAGAACGATTCTCGACAGCTTCAGCCCGAAATGGAACGAGCAATACACATGGGAGGTTTTCGATCCTTGTACTGTTATCACGATTGGTGTGTTCGATAATTGTCAGTTGCAAGGAGTAAATGGGAGTACCAAGGATTCGAGAATTGGGAAGGTGAGGATTCGGCTGTCTACTCTCGAGACTGATCGGGTGTACACGCATTCATACCCTCTTATAGTCCTGGCACCATCCGGTGTGAAGAAAATGGGTGAAATCCAGTTAGCTGTGAGGTTCTCTTGTGCATCTTTGTTCAACATGCTGCTAATGTATTCCCAGCCATTGCTACCAAATCTTCACTACCTTCACCCCTTAAGTTGCCATCAGATCGACATTCTTAGGCACCAAGCCACACAAATAGTCTGCACGAGGCTGAGCCGGGCCGAACCACCATTGAGAAGGGAAGTAGTGGAGTACATGCTTGATGTGGGATCAAACATGTGGAGTGTGAGAAGGAGCAAAGCCAACCATTACAGGATAGCAGGGATCTTTTCTGCAATACTTAAACTTAGCAAATGTTTTGACCATATATGCTCTTGGAAAAGACCTTTCCTCACTATCATCATTCACTTCTTATTCCTTGTCCTGGTTTGCTTCCCACGGTATATTATGAGCATCATATTTATCTATCTTTTCCTCCTCGGTGCGACGAAGTTTCGCCGGAGGCCAAGGAATCCTCCTCACATGGATGTCAGGCTGTCTCAAGCTGATACGGCTCACATAGACGAACTAGATGAGGAGTTTGACACGTTCCCGACGTCGCAAAAGCAGAACGACTTGCTGAAACTGAGATACGACAGGCTAAGAGCTATCGCCTCACGTGTACAAACCGTTTTCGGTGACCTAGCCACCCAAGTGGAGAGATTCTACAATCTACTCAGCTGGAGAGATCCAAGAGCAACTGCATTATTTCTCGTCTTCTGTCTGGTTGCTTCTGTGGTACTATTTGTAACTCCTCCCAAAACCATGGTTACCATCATCGGATTTTACATGATGAGACATCCCCGGTTCCGGGATCGCCTCCCCTCGTATCCGATGAATTTCTTGAGGAGGTTGCCAGCAAGAACAGACAGCTTGTTGTGA